A segment of the Xenopus tropicalis strain Nigerian chromosome 6, UCB_Xtro_10.0, whole genome shotgun sequence genome:
CCTCACATGTGAACACCTACAATACACTTTGGATGCACAGGTCCCGTGGCATTTTTCTTTGCACCTTGTGTTTAATCCATACTTATTTGCTTTAATTTTGTGAGCCCAACTTGATTTCCTCCTAATATTGTTATTACTAGaagtgtaattattattattattacttggcCCAGGGCCTTTCCTGAGTTTCTTTTGCAAAAATTAGGGCTCGACGCTTCGACTCTGATGTAAAGCTGAGGTCCGCATTTGGCTGTTGTTGCTCATGGTTTGGTAACATTTtggcaaaaaacaaaacacaaaataaagaatGTATCTTTCCCCCCAACAAGCCTAGatggtcatttttttaaaaagatattccATCTAGAAATTCCCAGCAGGTGGAAAATGGGAGCGCATTCCCCAAGCTTCTGATCTACTGGAACATCCAGTTTGGTACACATCAGATGGACATCCGCTTAAGGACCCGGATGAGTAGAGCATGATGGTCATCTACTGAAGGATCCAACTCAGTAGGCAAGAGTTGGCCGTCGGCTGTGTAGAGGATAATGGGCATCTACTGAAGGTTCAAACTCAGTAGGTAAGAGCTGGCCATCGGCTGAGTAGAGCATAATGGGCATCTACTGAAGGATCCAACTTAGTAGATAAGAGCTGGCCATCTTGTGACAGGTGCAGTTGGGTTGGGCAGAAGTGAACAGCTACTGAAGGGCCCAATTGAGTAGGGCAGAGAGGGACACCATGAGCAAAGGCagaaaagctggaaaaaggagccTGGGGCCCTGTGCTCCAGTAGATCCAGGACAAAGTTCGAATAAGCTGCCTTGAATGTTGAGGTTCTTGGATTGCCTTTTCAGTTTCTCCCAGATATCCGCTGCCCCTTCCTGACAATCCGCAAGGGCTGTGACAGTGCAGACGTGGAAATCATCCCAGTACCTAAATTGGAAAAATACAGTAGCAAAGTATAGTTAACTTACAGCTGGTGCACAATCCATCCAATACCATTTAAGGAAAATATGCTGTAACCATAGAGCACAATTCCACAATGTACAGGAGCACACATGCATGAATGAATAAAACTGTAACGCCTACAAACCTGCCAATACCAACAGTGCAAACAAGGAGCAAATTAAGGTGCAATAGCCACCTATGAAACTCTCTATTCTTATGACCATAAAAAGTCTAACTTCCATTATCAAATACAATAAGAAATGTATCTGGTTTAACATGCCATTTCTGGTAGATATCTAATTGGCTTTATAGTCTACAAGAACATGACATCAAGCAAGAAACATGACATTATAAGTAAACTATGTCTTGCATTAGACTTTTTTCAGGCATATTGGTCCTGGTTATATGATaacatttctttttgcaaaaAGTATTTCCCTTCACCAAGTATTATCTCTGTCTCTCTATAATATTTACAGTACGGGGTTTACTTGATCAAACGCAAGAAGACAGAATAGCACACACACTCTCTGGTTTTATGTTTGCCTTTCCCCGTCGCTAATTGTTGCTTTTATAATCTATTTTTCTCCCCACATCTCACTCTCCCCCTTTATTGCCCCCTCTTGTTTTTTTAGGATTTTCACTTACTTTTATCATATTAAAGTCGAATTTACATGACCCTGTCCCATAACAGAGCTGTAGCGAAAGGGAACAAATGCTGCCATGTGGTTTGCAGGGTAGACTCAGACCCAGCGCAGTCCCTTATCCCATCAGGGGAATCCTGTTAATTTGAATTCCACAGCAGACCAAAATGCGAGAAAACTCGATTACAATATGATATATCTTCGGGGACCATCGATACATACGGATGTACGACCCCATGGGAAAAGCGCAACTTAAATACGATCTCTGCCCTTGTATCTCTGTCTGTGAATTTCTAATCGCCCTGTTACTGCTCCCATTGGTACCTCTCTCCTCTCTGCTAACTGTCAGCTCTGTTGTGCTTCACCCGGGCGCCTATGGTTCCGCTTGTAAAGCAATCCCTGAGAATCTAATTTATAGCTACTCCAAGCTCCTTGTAAACCCAAATGCTCTTACAATTGTCATAAATTATGAGATATTGCGGTGCTTGGAAATTATAGATTGTCTCTCTGGCTGCAAGTCTATTGTAGTTTCACGTCCCACAGGAAAATTAGATCATTCCTAAAGCATTTGCAGAATGGAAGGATAAGCGTATAGAAAGCGAAAGACCCAACAATATAATGCCAACATTATAGATACGGGCATATGTATAAGTAAAATTAAAAAGTAGAATCAGATTTTTATAGTATAATTCGTTTCAATGCCCTTTGGggactgcaatttttaaaaaaaaaatatgcaggagGGAATAAGCGCAATATATATTTCTGCCTAATATTTGACAGAGAGATATTTGAGATTTATAGACTGTTTTCCCAATACAAGGAAAATCCCAGAAAGAACTTTCTTGAATATAAAGAAGATTAATGGAAGTATTCATACACCAGATCTACTGTACTGCAGTCAATGCCACCAGCGGCCTCTGGCACTATACAACTAACACTATTCACATTGGTCtttctattttaaatatttataacaaCTCGTGTTCAATAATAACTGCAGT
Coding sequences within it:
- the nrn1 gene encoding neuritin precursor codes for the protein MGLKLSGRYIFLVLAVHLAYLLQAVRAAGKCDAVFKGLSDCMLTLGDRVANYPQDLEEKKNLDTICSYWDDFHVCTVTALADCQEGAADIWEKLKRQSKNLNIQGSLFELCPGSTGAQGPRLLFPAFLPLLMVSLSALLNWALQ